In a genomic window of Rhabdothermincola sediminis:
- a CDS encoding CocE/NonD family hydrolase — protein sequence MSPRTVGARRGLVLLVTLAMAAGLAGLAPAGQVEAAPPPFAAHGSVNQVWVVDLTPGVPVELLDAGDAVVGSGIADSQGAYLFRQVPSGGGYRVRQSGQLSAPLTVTEPTEHPDDAFYDAITIPIGYGYLPTRDGTTLSVNVSPPLNYEPGKRYPVLVNYSGYDPSAPGQASPETLVFTVHDYFVVGVNMRGTGCSGGAFDYFETLQSLDGYDVIEALARQSWSNGDVGMVGISYPGISQLFVAATQPPHLRAITPLSVIADTVRSTLYPGGILNSGFALGWATDRVNAAKPAAAGWAKARINNGDTTCAANQKLRLQSADLLSQIQPERYYEPRFDALAPRTFVNRIQVPVYLSGSFQDEQTGGHFSTMVDDFDPSIPLKVTLTNGTHVEPLGPEQLTRVLEFVDFYVGRRIPMVNPLVRFAVGDVYTTLFGAPAALPPDRFIGYPDYGSALAAYEAEPTVRVLWENGGTADAPGMPLSTAETTYADWPVPGAVTTSWYLDADGRLSSAPPTIPDGEPRGVSSYTYSPSAKPARTFFGSTEAIWQRDAVLDWEPLAEGTARSFVTDPFSVETAIAGMGSVDLWLRSGAPDTDLEVTITEVRPDGEERYVQSGWLRARGRALDEARSTELEPFHTFLEADAAPMPAGQFVPVRIALFPFAHVFREGSRLRLSIEAPGGNQPFWEFTTGGVDGSRNDIAHSIGRPSRLVLPVLPASLAPSVPTEYPACPSVRNQPCREYRPDRIPTGVTITADGSGALVVTWSPPPSGGEPTAYQVEIEPEGAGGGVLAVGSEPRGTAALEPLSVEVGGDVTSYRLTDPVKGVRYRATVQARYDDIEAPVSNASLPAAVEDPAATTTTTSAPGQQVTGGQPPAETEQAAEHRSSVATGVLPVTGVAAALLAGVALALVFAGVALNRSERARSPLGGARRAR from the coding sequence GTGTCACCACGAACGGTCGGGGCTCGTCGCGGGCTCGTGCTCCTCGTGACGCTCGCGATGGCCGCGGGACTCGCCGGCCTGGCGCCTGCCGGCCAGGTGGAGGCGGCACCCCCGCCGTTCGCCGCCCACGGCAGCGTGAACCAGGTCTGGGTCGTGGACCTCACCCCCGGTGTCCCCGTCGAGCTGCTCGATGCCGGCGACGCGGTGGTGGGCAGCGGGATCGCGGACAGCCAGGGTGCGTACCTGTTCCGCCAGGTCCCTTCCGGTGGCGGCTACCGGGTTCGTCAGAGCGGCCAGCTGTCAGCCCCGCTCACGGTGACGGAGCCGACCGAGCACCCCGATGACGCGTTCTACGACGCCATCACCATCCCCATCGGCTACGGCTACCTGCCCACCCGCGACGGCACGACCTTGAGTGTGAACGTGAGCCCACCGCTCAACTACGAGCCCGGCAAGCGCTACCCGGTGCTGGTGAACTACTCCGGCTACGACCCGAGCGCGCCCGGCCAGGCCTCGCCGGAGACCCTGGTGTTCACGGTCCACGACTACTTCGTGGTCGGGGTGAACATGCGTGGAACCGGCTGCTCGGGAGGGGCGTTCGACTACTTCGAGACCCTCCAGTCGCTCGATGGGTACGACGTGATCGAGGCCCTCGCCCGCCAGAGCTGGTCCAACGGCGACGTCGGGATGGTGGGGATCTCCTACCCGGGGATCAGCCAGCTCTTCGTGGCCGCGACCCAGCCCCCGCACCTGCGGGCGATCACCCCGTTGTCGGTCATCGCGGACACGGTCCGCTCCACCCTTTACCCCGGCGGGATCCTCAACAGCGGGTTCGCGCTCGGCTGGGCGACCGACCGGGTCAACGCTGCCAAACCGGCGGCGGCCGGGTGGGCGAAGGCCAGGATCAACAACGGGGACACGACGTGCGCCGCCAACCAGAAGCTGCGCCTGCAGTCGGCGGATCTGCTGAGCCAGATCCAGCCCGAGCGCTACTACGAGCCCCGCTTCGACGCCCTGGCGCCTCGGACCTTCGTCAACCGCATCCAGGTGCCCGTGTACCTGTCGGGCTCGTTCCAGGACGAGCAGACCGGTGGTCACTTCTCGACCATGGTCGACGACTTCGATCCGTCGATCCCACTGAAGGTGACGCTCACCAACGGCACCCATGTCGAGCCGCTGGGCCCGGAGCAGCTCACCAGGGTGCTTGAGTTCGTCGACTTCTACGTCGGGCGGCGCATCCCGATGGTCAATCCCCTGGTGCGCTTCGCCGTCGGGGATGTCTACACCACGCTGTTCGGCGCACCGGCGGCGCTCCCGCCGGATCGTTTCATCGGATACCCGGACTACGGGTCGGCACTGGCGGCGTACGAGGCCGAACCCACGGTCCGGGTGTTGTGGGAGAACGGCGGCACCGCTGACGCGCCAGGGATGCCGCTGTCCACCGCGGAGACCACCTATGCCGACTGGCCTGTTCCCGGAGCGGTCACCACCAGCTGGTACCTCGACGCCGACGGTCGCCTCTCGAGCGCGCCGCCCACCATTCCCGACGGGGAGCCCCGGGGCGTCTCGTCCTACACCTACTCGCCCTCGGCGAAGCCGGCGCGCACGTTCTTCGGATCCACCGAGGCGATCTGGCAGCGTGACGCGGTCCTCGATTGGGAGCCGTTGGCCGAGGGCACGGCGCGCAGCTTCGTGACCGATCCGTTCAGCGTCGAGACGGCGATCGCCGGCATGGGCAGCGTCGACCTCTGGCTGCGCTCGGGCGCGCCGGACACCGATCTCGAGGTGACCATCACCGAGGTCCGTCCGGACGGGGAGGAGCGCTACGTGCAGAGCGGGTGGCTGCGTGCCCGGGGGCGTGCCCTCGACGAGGCGCGCTCCACCGAGCTCGAGCCCTTCCACACGTTCCTGGAGGCCGACGCCGCCCCGATGCCCGCGGGGCAGTTCGTACCGGTGCGCATCGCGTTGTTCCCGTTCGCCCACGTGTTCCGCGAAGGCTCGCGCCTGCGGCTCAGCATCGAAGCGCCCGGAGGCAACCAACCGTTCTGGGAGTTCACCACCGGTGGGGTCGACGGTTCCCGCAACGACATCGCCCACAGCATCGGTCGGCCCTCCCGGCTGGTCCTGCCGGTGCTGCCCGCCTCGCTGGCACCGAGCGTCCCCACCGAGTACCCGGCGTGCCCGTCGGTGCGTAACCAGCCCTGCCGCGAGTACCGGCCCGACCGGATCCCGACCGGGGTGACGATCACCGCGGACGGATCCGGTGCCTTGGTGGTCACATGGAGTCCGCCGCCATCGGGTGGGGAGCCGACGGCGTACCAGGTGGAGATCGAGCCCGAGGGAGCTGGCGGGGGCGTGCTGGCCGTCGGATCCGAGCCCCGCGGCACGGCGGCGCTGGAGCCGCTCTCGGTCGAGGTCGGCGGCGACGTGACCAGCTACCGGCTGACGGACCCGGTGAAGGGGGTGCGGTATCGAGCGACGGTGCAGGCCCGCTACGACGATATCGAGGCACCGGTGTCGAACGCCTCGCTGCCGGCGGCGGTCGAGGATCCGGCGGCGACCACCACCACGACCTCCGCTCCGGGCCAGCAGGTGACGGGAGGTCAGCCGCCCGCCGAGACCGAGCAGGCGGCGGAGCACCGGTCGTCGGTCGCCACCGGCGTCCTGCCGGTGACCGGTGTGGCGGCGGCGCTGCTGGCAGGGGTCGCCCTCGCGCTGGTGTTCGCGGGTGTGGCTCTCAACCGCAGCGAGCGAGCGCGCTCGCCGCTCGGAGGTGCTCGACGAGCTCGCTGA
- a CDS encoding mismatch-specific DNA-glycosylase — protein MTGLLRLAHLSPRDVPLALAEQHRAMVVGERFEVSVDPGWPRARLRDVVTGAGFEVESIQRPGRKADGLVITARRSRTLADTVAPDMHLLVVGLNPSLFAADAGVGFARPGNRFWPAALAAGLVTVDRDPLHALHHHRVGMTDLVKRATARAHALSTVELRAGLERVSRLVEWLRPGAVCLVGITGWRAAAGRQAVVGVQAGGLSGSPLYVMPNTSGVNAHASLSELVEHLRAASALARCG, from the coding sequence GTGACCGGCCTGCTCCGCCTGGCCCACCTCTCACCGCGAGACGTGCCGCTCGCGCTGGCCGAACAGCACCGGGCCATGGTGGTCGGCGAGCGGTTCGAGGTCTCCGTCGATCCGGGATGGCCCCGGGCACGCCTCCGCGACGTGGTCACCGGGGCGGGCTTCGAGGTGGAGTCCATCCAGCGGCCCGGACGCAAGGCGGATGGGCTGGTGATCACCGCCCGCCGGTCCCGCACCCTCGCCGACACCGTGGCGCCCGACATGCACCTGCTCGTGGTGGGCCTGAATCCCAGCCTCTTCGCGGCCGATGCCGGCGTGGGCTTCGCTCGTCCAGGCAACCGGTTCTGGCCTGCAGCTCTGGCCGCGGGCCTGGTCACGGTCGACCGCGATCCGCTCCACGCCCTGCACCACCACCGGGTCGGCATGACCGATCTGGTGAAGCGAGCCACCGCGCGGGCCCACGCGCTGTCCACGGTCGAGCTGCGTGCCGGGCTGGAGCGGGTCAGCCGCCTGGTCGAGTGGTTGCGACCGGGCGCGGTGTGCCTGGTGGGGATCACCGGCTGGCGGGCGGCCGCCGGCCGGCAGGCCGTCGTGGGTGTGCAGGCGGGCGGACTCTCGGGCTCACCCCTCTACGTCATGCCCAACACCAGCGGCGTGAACGCCCACGCGTCCCTCAGCGAGCTCGTCGAGCACCTCCGAGCGGCGAGCGCGCTCGCTCGCTGCGGTTGA